A region of Cucumis melo cultivar AY chromosome 2, USDA_Cmelo_AY_1.0, whole genome shotgun sequence DNA encodes the following proteins:
- the LOC103492357 gene encoding protein ELF4-LIKE 4 gives MEGDTFSGLGSSPQIDSKILQTFQKNFVQVQNILDQNKLLISEINQNHESKIPDNLNRNVGLIRELNNNIRRVVDLYADLSCSFTRSMEVSSEGDSSGALKSDGKAGQKRNRAA, from the coding sequence ATGGAGGGTGATACATTTTCGGGGCTTGGGAGTAGTCCACAGATTGATAGCAAGATTTTACAAACATTTCAGAAGAATTTCGTTCAAGTTCAAAACATATTGGATCAAAACAAGCTGCTTATTAGTGAGATAAACCAGAATCACGAGTCAAAAATCCCGGACAATCTTAACAGAAATGTGGGTCTGATCAGAGAATTAAACAACAATATCAGGAGGGTTGTTGACTTATATGCTGATCTATCATGTTCATTCACCAGATCCATGGAAGTTTCTTCAGAAGGTGATTCAAGTGGCGCTTTGAAATCAGATGGAAAAGCAGGTCAGAAGAGAAATAGGGCTGCTTAA